One Anaerotignum faecicola genomic region harbors:
- a CDS encoding glycoside hydrolase family 2: protein EDESSFIWYTPSTGIWQTVWLEPVSESRFSWIRFTPDIDEGTVKIDYRLEQGTALPCETEITICRENETVFKGTMWCRELCNTITVDVFQKKALNGAFHFVGAYWSPENPNLYEAAMALRCGAEVTDRVESYFGMRKVRIEDEKSI from the coding sequence GGGAGGATGAATCCAGTTTTATCTGGTATACGCCCAGCACCGGAATCTGGCAGACGGTATGGCTGGAGCCGGTGTCCGAATCACGGTTTTCCTGGATTCGTTTTACGCCGGACATTGATGAAGGGACGGTAAAGATCGATTACCGGCTGGAACAGGGAACGGCGCTTCCGTGCGAGACGGAGATCACGATCTGCCGGGAGAACGAAACGGTATTTAAGGGCACCATGTGGTGCAGGGAACTCTGCAACACCATTACGGTGGATGTATTTCAGAAGAAGGCGTTAAACGGTGCCTTCCATTTTGTCGGGGCTTACTGGTCGCCGGAGAATCCTAACCTCTATGAGGCTGCCATGGCCTTGCGCTGCGGCGCGGAGGTGACCGACCGGGTGGAGAGCTATTTTGGAATGCGGAAGGTCCGGATTGAAGATGAAAAATCTATTTAA